One Nitrospirota bacterium DNA window includes the following coding sequences:
- a CDS encoding ParA family protein, translating into MGKIISITNQKGGVGKTTTAINVSASLAVAEKKVLLVDMDPQGNATSGCGIDRRAVKSSVYDVLIGRMDINEVMMPTALRYFHVIPAGIDLIGAEIELVEIEKREFVLRDLLGSVRNSFDFIVLDCPPSLGLLTINALTAADSVIIPVQCEYFALEGLSHVMRTIELVQNSLNSSLRIEGILLTMFDGRNNLSHQVADEIKGHFKEKVFNSMIPRNVALGEAPSHGKPIITYNINSRGAQSYLELALEVLKNDKKNGAG; encoded by the coding sequence ATGGGTAAAATAATCTCTATAACCAATCAAAAGGGTGGCGTTGGGAAGACAACAACTGCCATTAATGTCTCAGCTTCCCTCGCGGTTGCAGAAAAAAAAGTCCTCCTTGTAGACATGGATCCGCAGGGAAACGCCACAAGCGGATGCGGTATAGATAGAAGAGCCGTTAAGTCATCAGTTTACGATGTCTTGATCGGCCGGATGGACATCAATGAGGTTATGATGCCTACAGCCTTACGCTATTTTCATGTTATACCGGCCGGGATTGACCTTATAGGGGCGGAAATAGAACTGGTAGAAATTGAAAAAAGGGAGTTCGTGCTCCGGGATCTACTTGGTTCGGTAAGAAATAGCTTCGATTTCATTGTACTTGATTGTCCGCCATCCCTGGGATTATTAACAATTAATGCCCTTACTGCGGCTGATTCTGTAATTATCCCTGTTCAGTGCGAATACTTTGCCCTTGAGGGCCTGAGTCACGTGATGAGGACAATCGAATTGGTTCAAAACTCCCTTAACTCTTCTCTCAGGATAGAAGGTATACTCCTGACAATGTTTGACGGGAGGAATAACCTTTCTCATCAGGTGGCAGATGAAATCAAGGGACATTTCAAGGAAAAGGTGTTCAACAGTATGATCCCAAGGAATGTTGCATTAGGAGAGGCTCCAAGCCATGGGAAACCAATAATTACCTACAATATAAATTCAAGGGGCGCCCAGTCATATCTCGAACTGGCGCTGGAGGTTTTGAAAAATGACAAAAAAAATGGCGCTGGGTAG